One region of Mucilaginibacter gotjawali genomic DNA includes:
- a CDS encoding DUF3050 domain-containing protein — MNPRIKKIQQAIEPLRQQIINHPVYSLMDSIDDLGVFMNYHIYAVWDFMSLLKALQNNLTCTSVPWFPVGSANTRYLINEIVCGEESDVDANGVRKSHYELYLDAMKQCGYEPQRFLNFIYALKNTGNIQQSFDEAEVPDAAKEFVTYTFGMINSGKAHLQAAVFTFGREDLIPNMFLSIVNDLNQKFPGQVSEFKYYLDRHIEVDGDHHSHLALEMTTELCGTDEQKWNEVEAASVAALQKRIGLWDGIYKQILSTKVLEAS, encoded by the coding sequence ATGAACCCCCGGATCAAAAAAATACAGCAAGCAATTGAACCTTTAAGGCAGCAGATCATTAACCACCCGGTTTATAGTTTAATGGATAGTATTGACGACTTGGGTGTTTTTATGAATTACCATATTTATGCCGTATGGGATTTTATGTCACTGCTAAAAGCGCTTCAAAATAATTTAACCTGTACCAGCGTGCCCTGGTTCCCGGTGGGTTCCGCAAATACAAGATACCTGATCAATGAAATTGTTTGTGGCGAAGAATCGGATGTGGATGCCAACGGCGTTCGCAAAAGCCATTATGAGCTTTATTTAGATGCAATGAAGCAATGCGGGTACGAGCCGCAGAGGTTTCTGAATTTTATATATGCCTTAAAAAATACTGGGAACATACAGCAGTCATTTGATGAAGCTGAAGTGCCGGATGCTGCCAAAGAGTTTGTAACTTATACCTTCGGTATGATCAACAGCGGCAAAGCACACCTGCAGGCTGCCGTGTTCACCTTTGGCCGGGAAGACCTGATCCCGAATATGTTTTTATCGATCGTGAATGACCTTAACCAGAAATTCCCGGGACAAGTTTCTGAATTTAAATACTACCTCGACCGCCATATTGAAGTTGACGGCGATCATCACAGCCACCTGGCTTTAGAAATGACCACTGAACTTTGCGGAACTGACGAACAAAAATGGAATGAAGTTGAAGCTGCGTCTGTTGCCGCCCTACAAAAACGCATCGGTTTATGGGACGGAATTTATAAGCAGATACTGAGCACAAAGGTTTTGGAGGCCAGTTAA
- a CDS encoding ice-binding family protein, with amino-acid sequence MIKKIGLVKNTRATQGQKSSKKVTFFCGTAFLAALLMAGCQKDNATSSTPQASITTTLTASTDVDAKPVYLGTAINFTVLTETGISTTGVTAITGNIGVSPISSTAITGFGLTKDASNQFSTSPIVTGEVFASNYAPPTPAKMTTAISDMKTAFTKANGRIFPAPVTEKFAGDLSGRTLLPGLYKWGTGVSISGAGVKLKGLADDVWVFQIAKNLTVGNGAIITLEGGAQAKNIFWVVSGKATLGTAVNFKGNILSKTLISVNTGSKVTGRLLAQTAVTLIADDVHPY; translated from the coding sequence ATGATAAAAAAAATTGGGTTGGTTAAAAATACCCGGGCAACTCAGGGACAAAAAAGTTCCAAAAAAGTAACCTTTTTTTGTGGAACGGCTTTTCTTGCCGCATTATTGATGGCGGGATGCCAAAAAGATAACGCTACAAGTTCAACCCCGCAGGCCTCAATTACTACAACACTTACAGCCAGCACTGATGTTGATGCCAAGCCGGTTTACCTTGGCACGGCAATTAACTTTACTGTTTTAACAGAAACCGGGATTTCTACCACGGGTGTAACAGCTATTACAGGTAACATCGGTGTAAGTCCAATTTCCTCAACAGCAATAACCGGGTTTGGGTTAACAAAAGATGCATCTAATCAATTTTCAACTTCACCTATTGTAACCGGCGAAGTTTTCGCGTCCAATTATGCGCCACCTACACCGGCAAAAATGACCACTGCAATCAGTGACATGAAGACCGCCTTTACAAAAGCTAACGGGCGTATCTTTCCGGCCCCTGTTACTGAAAAATTTGCCGGCGATTTAAGCGGCAGGACTTTGCTTCCCGGTTTGTATAAATGGGGTACCGGTGTATCAATTTCAGGAGCGGGCGTTAAGCTAAAGGGCCTGGCGGATGATGTTTGGGTTTTCCAGATCGCAAAAAACCTTACCGTAGGTAATGGCGCCATCATAACCTTAGAAGGCGGTGCACAGGCTAAAAATATTTTCTGGGTAGTTTCAGGAAAGGCAACGCTTGGTACAGCAGTAAATTTCAAAGGGAATATTCTTAGTAAAACGCTTATATCAGTAAATACTGGTTCTAAAGTCACCGGCAGGCTACTTGCCCAAACGGCAGTTACTTTAATTGCGGATGATGTTCATCCCTATTAA
- a CDS encoding OmpA family protein, which translates to MSLIDKISHKLTISFLTVIFMSTAAMAQTTQPVWWFGVSGAANFNFYTGTTQRLNNALITPTPFHKGNGVRPYASLLVEYRPGPVWGAMLNVGYDGLGAKFDGVEAPCNCPADLTSELSYVSIEPSLRLGFATTSLYFFAGPSIAINVNKGFAYTQLKQPNTNGDFSSVQNTIFSGQVGAGFDIPVSAPNSESKVSLSPFISYHPYFGQDPRNIESLSITTVRAGLALKFGKGHRAVVKDQPVAVAVATPVVSDVTFTVRGPINAPPVRRVSETFPVLNAVFFDDGSAAIPGRYVLLTKEQATNFNENQLQNAQSPSGTGRSAGQLTVYYNVLNILGGRMRANPAAVISLEGSSAQGTRDALAFAESIKLYLVTVFEIDGSRITTHGSLRAHPSSEHPGGTRELVLLGAENRRVDIESKSPELLVEAGGGMMKPVQINTTQENPLDFEVLFNVDSAQQKVKSWSVNATDERGNVQHFGPFTGNQQGLPAATILGDSPSGDYKITLLADLNNGSTVTKETSVHLLRPDPTVTSGFRYSIVFDYNKAESIAQYDKFLTTVVAPLIIDGATVTINGHTDIIGEEAYNQRLSDERAQQTQKIIERAIANSGRDHVKFETRGLGEDAAVSPFDNNLPEERFYNRTVIIDIVSVK; encoded by the coding sequence ATGTCACTAATAGATAAAATATCGCATAAACTTACCATCAGCTTTTTAACGGTGATTTTTATGAGCACAGCGGCCATGGCTCAAACCACGCAACCAGTATGGTGGTTTGGTGTATCAGGCGCCGCGAATTTTAATTTTTATACCGGAACAACTCAACGCCTTAATAATGCACTGATTACGCCAACACCATTTCACAAGGGTAACGGTGTTAGGCCCTATGCATCATTGCTGGTTGAATACCGCCCCGGCCCGGTATGGGGCGCAATGCTGAATGTCGGTTATGATGGCCTTGGCGCAAAGTTCGATGGTGTTGAAGCGCCGTGTAATTGCCCTGCTGACTTAACTTCAGAACTTAGTTATGTTTCCATAGAACCCAGCCTGCGTTTGGGTTTTGCCACTACAAGCCTGTATTTTTTTGCCGGGCCAAGTATAGCTATAAATGTAAATAAAGGGTTTGCTTACACGCAACTTAAGCAACCAAATACCAACGGCGATTTTAGTTCGGTACAAAATACCATATTTTCAGGCCAGGTTGGCGCCGGCTTTGACATTCCTGTTTCGGCGCCAAACAGCGAATCGAAAGTAAGTCTTTCGCCATTTATTTCTTACCACCCTTATTTTGGACAGGATCCCCGCAATATTGAGAGTTTGTCAATTACAACTGTCAGGGCCGGGCTTGCACTTAAGTTTGGAAAAGGGCATAGGGCCGTTGTAAAGGATCAGCCGGTAGCGGTGGCTGTTGCTACCCCTGTTGTAAGTGATGTTACATTTACGGTACGCGGGCCTATAAACGCCCCGCCGGTACGCCGTGTAAGCGAGACGTTCCCGGTGCTTAATGCTGTGTTTTTTGACGACGGGTCGGCAGCTATTCCGGGCAGGTACGTACTGCTGACAAAAGAGCAGGCCACCAATTTTAATGAAAACCAATTGCAAAATGCACAGTCGCCTTCCGGAACGGGCCGTTCCGCCGGGCAATTAACAGTTTATTATAATGTTTTGAATATTTTGGGCGGCCGTATGCGGGCCAATCCTGCAGCTGTTATCTCTCTTGAAGGGTCTTCTGCGCAGGGTACCAGGGATGCGCTGGCATTTGCTGAATCAATCAAACTTTACCTGGTAACTGTATTTGAAATTGACGGATCAAGGATCACCACTCACGGTAGTTTAAGGGCACATCCATCTTCAGAACATCCGGGTGGCACCAGGGAACTTGTACTTTTGGGAGCCGAAAACCGCAGGGTTGATATTGAAAGCAAATCTCCTGAGTTATTGGTTGAAGCTGGCGGCGGTATGATGAAGCCGGTTCAAATCAATACAACGCAGGAAAATCCGCTCGATTTTGAGGTGCTTTTCAATGTAGATTCAGCGCAGCAGAAAGTTAAGTCATGGTCAGTTAATGCAACGGACGAAAGAGGGAATGTTCAGCATTTTGGCCCTTTCACAGGTAACCAGCAAGGTTTGCCTGCCGCAACCATTTTAGGCGATAGCCCAAGCGGCGACTATAAAATAACGCTGCTGGCTGATTTAAATAACGGATCAACCGTTACAAAGGAAACGTCGGTTCATTTACTGCGTCCTGATCCAACCGTTACCAGTGGCTTTCGCTATAGTATTGTATTTGACTATAACAAAGCAGAATCCATCGCCCAGTATGATAAATTTTTAACTACCGTAGTAGCGCCATTGATTATTGACGGGGCTACCGTTACTATTAATGGGCATACGGATATCATTGGTGAAGAAGCTTATAACCAAAGACTTTCGGACGAGAGGGCACAGCAAACTCAAAAAATTATTGAGCGCGCAATAGCCAACTCCGGCAGGGATCATGTTAAGTTTGAAACACGCGGTTTAGGCGAAGATGCCGCAGTGTCGCCATTTGATAATAATCTTCCTGAAGAACGTTTTTACAACCGGACCGTTATTATTGATATAGTGTCGGTTAAATAA
- a CDS encoding InlB B-repeat-containing protein translates to MRKTSTRTNDSERVSQKEGFFKKFPFILSLVLLSAVFIAGCKKDNYKGAIQGVCPVVVTTDPMNTAVDVVLGKVISVTFNTAMRPSSINGTTFTIMQGSTVIAGTVAPTANNAVFTFTPTVPLLPFIKYTGTITTGATDTLGSAMTGNYVWTFTTIPQIGVSSNPVAGGISAGAGTFAQSSVATVVATPNTGFTFTSWTNNGVIVSKSSSYQFTVNGNITLVANFTPVVVGNFAVTLSSNPVAGGKTSGSGAYKAGTSVIVGATPNAGYAFVNWTNNGNIVSTSPNYQFILAANTTLVANFSAVQASQFALVLSSTPVTGGTTSGSGSYNAGTSVTATAVANTGYTFVNWTKNGLIVSTSPAYTFPLSANTTLVANFIINTFTVNVTAVNGTVLKSPNQLIYNYGTVVHLTATPNTGYKFASWSGDATGAANPLNIVVKSNLNITANFKVVVNPPLLVTIFGSFGGTAGMTNQGINTVINNGAIGSTAVASAITGFHDGLTADVYTETPLNVGLVKGGIYAAPPFPGTAPKFAMATQFLASVTAFYISISPANKPGGIDPGAGELGGLTLTPGVYKSASGTFNITNGNLTLDAQGDPNAVWIFQTAAGLTVGIAGPAGARSVKLINGAKADNVFWQVGSAATINAAGGGVMVGNIIANSGVTFSTAGNTVQTVLNGRAISLVSSVTMVNTTINMP, encoded by the coding sequence ATGCGAAAAACATCTACCCGAACTAACGATAGCGAGCGGGTGAGCCAAAAAGAAGGCTTCTTCAAAAAATTTCCATTTATACTGTCCCTGGTTTTATTATCAGCCGTATTTATAGCAGGTTGTAAAAAGGACAATTACAAAGGTGCTATCCAGGGTGTATGCCCGGTGGTAGTTACTACCGATCCGATGAACACAGCGGTTGACGTTGTGCTCGGCAAAGTTATTTCAGTTACATTTAATACGGCCATGCGCCCCTCATCAATCAATGGTACAACATTTACCATTATGCAGGGTTCAACCGTTATTGCCGGAACGGTAGCGCCCACCGCCAACAACGCGGTATTTACCTTCACGCCGACGGTGCCATTATTACCCTTTATTAAATATACAGGTACAATTACCACCGGGGCTACGGATACCTTAGGTTCAGCAATGACTGGCAATTATGTATGGACTTTCACTACTATTCCGCAAATAGGTGTATCATCAAACCCTGTAGCGGGCGGTATATCCGCGGGGGCTGGCACTTTTGCGCAAAGCTCGGTTGCTACTGTAGTTGCAACCCCCAACACTGGTTTTACATTTACCAGCTGGACCAATAATGGCGTTATCGTGTCTAAAAGTTCCAGCTACCAGTTTACCGTTAACGGAAACATAACATTAGTGGCAAACTTTACGCCGGTTGTAGTCGGCAATTTTGCGGTTACCCTATCCTCAAACCCTGTGGCAGGCGGTAAAACGTCAGGATCGGGCGCTTATAAGGCAGGCACGTCTGTAATTGTTGGCGCTACGCCAAATGCAGGCTACGCTTTTGTTAACTGGACAAATAACGGAAACATTGTTTCCACCAGTCCAAACTACCAGTTTATTTTGGCAGCAAATACTACGTTGGTTGCCAACTTCAGTGCTGTTCAGGCATCTCAATTTGCATTAGTGCTCTCATCAACTCCGGTTACAGGCGGAACAACATCAGGCTCAGGCTCATACAACGCGGGGACGTCGGTCACTGCTACTGCAGTCGCGAATACCGGCTATACGTTTGTAAACTGGACGAAAAACGGCTTGATAGTTTCTACCAGTCCGGCTTATACCTTCCCTTTAAGTGCAAATACAACGCTGGTAGCTAATTTCATTATTAATACTTTCACCGTGAATGTTACTGCGGTTAACGGTACGGTGTTAAAAAGTCCAAACCAATTAATTTATAACTACGGAACAGTTGTTCATCTTACAGCGACACCAAATACAGGGTACAAGTTTGCTTCCTGGAGCGGAGACGCAACGGGTGCAGCCAATCCGTTAAACATCGTTGTAAAATCAAACTTAAATATTACTGCCAACTTTAAGGTAGTGGTAAACCCACCGTTGTTAGTTACCATTTTCGGTAGTTTTGGCGGCACAGCCGGCATGACTAACCAGGGCATTAATACGGTAATAAATAACGGTGCAATTGGCAGCACAGCTGTCGCCAGCGCAATAACCGGATTTCATGACGGTTTAACCGCCGATGTTTATACCGAAACACCTTTAAATGTCGGGCTTGTAAAGGGTGGCATTTATGCAGCTCCTCCGTTTCCGGGTACAGCGCCAAAATTTGCTATGGCGACCCAGTTCCTGGCATCTGTAACAGCATTTTACATCAGCATTTCGCCTGCTAATAAGCCTGGCGGTATCGATCCGGGTGCAGGAGAATTAGGCGGGTTAACTTTAACGCCGGGTGTATACAAATCAGCAAGCGGCACTTTTAACATCACCAACGGAAACCTTACGCTTGATGCACAGGGTGATCCAAATGCTGTATGGATATTCCAGACAGCTGCGGGTTTAACGGTGGGAATTGCCGGGCCGGCAGGCGCCCGAAGTGTTAAATTAATAAATGGGGCAAAGGCTGATAATGTATTCTGGCAGGTTGGCAGTGCCGCAACTATTAATGCAGCAGGTGGCGGCGTTATGGTCGGTAATATAATTGCGAATTCGGGGGTTACTTTTTCAACCGCAGGAAACACAGTTCAGACGGTACTTAACGGACGCGCTATCTCGCTCGTTTCTTCGGTAACTATGGTAAATACCACCATTAACATGCCTTAA
- a CDS encoding helix-turn-helix domain-containing protein, with the protein MMILYIRNMMCVRCKIIVELEFEKLGLHCASVELGKVETFEMLSDDQLAAIKSALSKSGLELIDNKKSILAERIKNTILSMVYKSECHVKINFSNYLSQELKHDYTYLANVFSEEKGITIEQYFIFTKIERIKELISYNELNLTEISWKLNYSSVAHLSTQFKKVTGITPSLFRHFSNLNIHRPQMCEL; encoded by the coding sequence ATGATGATACTTTACATAAGAAATATGATGTGTGTTCGCTGCAAAATAATAGTTGAACTTGAGTTTGAAAAACTTGGGCTGCATTGTGCTTCTGTGGAGTTGGGGAAAGTTGAAACATTTGAGATGCTATCTGATGATCAACTTGCAGCAATTAAAAGCGCCCTATCAAAATCAGGCCTGGAATTAATAGATAATAAAAAAAGCATTTTGGCTGAAAGGATAAAAAATACGATCCTTAGTATGGTTTACAAATCAGAATGCCACGTGAAAATAAATTTCTCCAATTATTTAAGCCAGGAGTTAAAACACGATTACACCTATTTGGCCAACGTGTTTTCTGAGGAAAAAGGGATAACCATTGAACAGTATTTTATCTTCACTAAAATTGAACGGATAAAGGAACTGATCAGCTACAACGAGCTAAACCTTACCGAGATCTCGTGGAAACTCAACTATAGCAGTGTTGCTCACCTCTCTACCCAATTCAAAAAAGTTACAGGCATCACCCCATCCCTTTTCAGGCATTTTAGCAACCTCAATATTCATCGCCCTCAAATGTGTGAATTATAG
- a CDS encoding S10 family peptidase has translation MKNFYISTLFVCLIAGTALAQQPSTPSKNPNAITKTRILQVDSAVVTKHSVSIKGKVVPYTATAGSMPIWDEDGRPVAGVFYTYYERDDISDRSTRPLVISFNGGPGTPSVWMEIGYTGPRRLNTDNEGYPVQPYGMEDNPNSILDVADIVYIDPVNTGYSRIVNKETPGSKFFGVNEDIKYLAEWINTFVTRKNRWASPKFLIGESYGTTRASGLALELQNAQWMYLNGVILVSPTDLGIERSGPVQAALKLPYFAATAWYHGMLSPEYQQKDLTAFLPEVENFTINELIPAMARGGFIDDAQKKDMAAKMAKYSGISVDVILGNNLDVSYDLFWKELLRVKGYTVGRLDSRYKGIDRQAYGGSPDYNAELVAWLHEFTPAMNIYLRNELNYKTDLKYNMFGDVWPWDDKNDHTGENLRQAIAQNPYLHLLIQSGYYDGACDYFNAKYSLWQLDPSGRLKDRLKWEGYKSGHMLYLRKEDLATATENLRKFIQESVPKPGTPAKY, from the coding sequence ATGAAGAATTTTTATATCTCAACTTTATTCGTTTGTTTAATAGCCGGGACAGCCCTGGCCCAGCAACCGTCAACACCATCAAAAAACCCTAACGCCATAACAAAAACCCGCATTTTGCAGGTGGATTCTGCCGTAGTTACCAAACATTCAGTAAGTATAAAAGGCAAAGTTGTGCCTTATACCGCTACTGCCGGCAGTATGCCGATTTGGGATGAAGACGGGCGCCCCGTTGCAGGCGTATTTTACACGTATTATGAAAGGGATGATATTAGCGACAGGTCGACCCGGCCGCTGGTCATCTCGTTTAACGGTGGCCCCGGCACGCCGTCGGTTTGGATGGAAATAGGTTATACCGGCCCCAGAAGGTTGAATACCGATAACGAGGGTTACCCGGTGCAGCCTTATGGCATGGAAGACAATCCAAATTCTATTCTTGACGTTGCCGATATTGTTTATATCGACCCGGTAAATACTGGCTATTCAAGGATCGTAAACAAGGAAACACCCGGTTCTAAATTTTTTGGGGTGAATGAGGATATCAAATACCTGGCTGAGTGGATCAACACATTTGTAACCCGCAAAAACCGCTGGGCTTCGCCTAAGTTTTTAATCGGCGAAAGTTATGGCACCACCCGGGCCTCGGGCCTGGCGCTGGAGCTGCAAAATGCCCAGTGGATGTATTTGAACGGCGTCATCCTGGTATCCCCAACAGACCTGGGTATTGAGCGGAGCGGCCCTGTACAGGCAGCATTGAAATTGCCGTATTTTGCAGCAACCGCATGGTATCATGGTATGCTGTCACCCGAATACCAGCAAAAAGACCTTACCGCGTTTTTACCCGAAGTGGAAAATTTTACCATTAACGAGTTGATCCCCGCTATGGCGCGCGGCGGGTTTATTGACGACGCCCAAAAGAAAGATATGGCCGCTAAAATGGCAAAATACAGCGGCATATCCGTTGATGTTATTTTAGGTAATAACCTCGATGTATCCTACGACCTTTTCTGGAAAGAGTTATTGCGGGTGAAAGGATACACCGTTGGTCGGCTTGATTCACGTTATAAAGGGATCGACAGGCAGGCTTATGGCGGCAGTCCTGATTATAATGCCGAACTGGTAGCCTGGCTGCACGAGTTTACCCCGGCGATGAACATCTACCTCCGCAACGAGCTCAATTATAAAACAGATTTGAAATACAATATGTTTGGTGATGTTTGGCCATGGGATGATAAAAATGACCATACCGGCGAAAACCTGAGGCAGGCCATCGCCCAAAACCCTTACCTGCATTTATTGATCCAATCAGGCTATTATGATGGCGCCTGCGACTATTTTAATGCCAAATACAGCCTCTGGCAGCTTGACCCAAGCGGCAGGTTGAAAGACCGGTTAAAATGGGAAGGTTATAAAAGCGGGCACATGCTTTACCTGCGTAAAGAAGACCTGGCAACCGCAACAGAAAATTTAAGGAAATTTATCCAGGAATCCGTTCCGAAACCGGGTACACCTGCTAAGTACTAA
- a CDS encoding DMT family transporter: MAWIYLVLAATCETAWTFCLKFMKFSDLKTLTFTNFYKWQGGLQFLLPFVGYVLFGLANIYFFSTAIKQIPTAMAFAVWTATTLIFLKLSEILFFHQRISWAEVFFMLLIMTGILGLKIYAVQPK, translated from the coding sequence TTGGCCTGGATATATTTAGTTTTAGCCGCAACCTGCGAAACCGCCTGGACCTTCTGTTTAAAGTTCATGAAATTCAGCGACCTGAAGACCTTAACCTTTACCAATTTTTATAAATGGCAGGGAGGTTTGCAGTTTTTACTCCCTTTTGTGGGTTATGTTTTATTTGGTTTGGCCAACATCTATTTTTTTTCAACCGCTATAAAACAGATCCCAACGGCAATGGCATTTGCCGTGTGGACAGCAACAACCTTAATATTCCTGAAATTATCCGAAATATTATTCTTTCACCAACGGATTTCCTGGGCCGAAGTGTTTTTTATGTTATTGATAATGACCGGAATTTTGGGGCTGAAAATTTATGCGGTACAGCCCAAATAA
- a CDS encoding sterol desaturase family protein, whose protein sequence is MTLIQTTTTILICWVIFIIAWERISPYRKGLPFFREGFWIDLVWYTIIQSYFLKILIFAFIIPSLQNLIHWHGFAFFRSWSITEQVLFFLVTHDLYIYLFHRLQHANKLLWRTHEAHHSGKEVDFLAGSRSHVVEIIINQTIEFAPIVILGAHPEVIPIKALLDAMFGMFIHANVNVKFGKLKYFLNSPELHLWHHANYREVFHANFATKFSIWDYLFGTVYFPAHKPGNRRDNWGLYYDYPKDYFLQHAFSVKRFDEKSLLKYKWFKWYYELRPNLVMALSKFLGIKKSARVYYMHPDELETDNTSSQATLNELDGEVVNYNYKQQ, encoded by the coding sequence ATGACATTAATACAAACAACAACAACAATCCTCATCTGCTGGGTGATCTTCATCATCGCCTGGGAACGGATCTCGCCATACCGTAAGGGCTTGCCTTTCTTCAGGGAGGGTTTTTGGATTGATTTGGTATGGTATACCATTATCCAGAGTTATTTTTTGAAGATCCTGATCTTCGCATTTATCATACCGTCACTGCAAAATTTAATTCACTGGCATGGTTTCGCCTTTTTCAGAAGCTGGTCGATAACCGAACAGGTATTGTTTTTCCTGGTCACCCATGATCTGTATATCTACCTTTTCCATCGTTTACAGCATGCTAATAAGTTGCTTTGGCGCACACACGAGGCACATCATTCAGGCAAGGAAGTTGATTTCCTGGCGGGATCAAGGTCCCACGTTGTCGAAATTATCATTAATCAAACTATTGAATTCGCGCCCATCGTAATTTTAGGCGCCCATCCTGAAGTTATTCCCATCAAAGCCCTGCTTGATGCCATGTTCGGCATGTTCATCCATGCCAACGTGAATGTAAAGTTTGGGAAATTAAAATATTTCCTGAACTCGCCCGAACTGCATTTATGGCACCATGCCAATTACCGCGAGGTTTTTCACGCCAATTTCGCTACTAAGTTTTCTATATGGGACTATCTTTTTGGCACAGTTTATTTCCCCGCCCATAAACCGGGCAACCGCCGCGACAACTGGGGCCTGTATTATGATTATCCTAAAGACTATTTCCTGCAGCATGCCTTCTCTGTAAAAAGGTTCGACGAAAAAAGCTTGCTGAAATACAAATGGTTTAAATGGTATTATGAATTGCGCCCTAACCTGGTAATGGCATTGAGCAAATTTTTAGGGATCAAAAAATCCGCAAGGGTATATTATATGCACCCTGATGAATTGGAAACGGACAATACTTCATCACAGGCTACCCTTAACGAGCTTGATGGGGAGGTTGTAAATTATAACTACAAGCAGCAATGA
- a CDS encoding four helix bundle protein, producing the protein MSSFRDLIAYKKAFALSMEIFSITKSFPKEETYSLIDQIRRSSRSVFASIAEAYKKRKYPNHFVSKLTDADMENGETQAWLDASLACNYIDVGKYNELNKQSEEVTYLLIYMINNPEKFK; encoded by the coding sequence ATGAGTTCATTCAGAGATTTGATTGCTTATAAAAAAGCATTTGCGTTATCAATGGAGATATTTTCAATAACGAAAAGTTTTCCAAAAGAAGAAACATATAGTCTTATTGACCAAATTAGGAGATCTTCAAGATCTGTTTTTGCATCAATAGCGGAAGCTTATAAAAAGCGAAAATACCCCAATCATTTTGTGAGTAAACTTACAGATGCGGATATGGAGAATGGGGAAACACAAGCATGGTTAGATGCCTCCCTTGCTTGTAATTATATTGATGTCGGCAAATACAATGAACTCAATAAGCAAAGCGAAGAGGTCACGTATCTCTTAATTTATATGATAAATAATCCAGAAAAATTTAAATAA